The nucleotide sequence CGAGTCTTACGACAGCACGATCCGAATCTGGATCATGTGCCGACAGAGCGCGCAAGGGCATTGAAAGAGATGATGCCGCATATTCACGGGATCATCGTTTCTAACCGATGGCACACGCATCAGGTTATTGCCAATGAACTTGCCGCCTGCGGCTTGGTCACCAAAGATGGCAATGATGCCTTATTCGATGGGAACCGCATGTACTTCGTTGGCGATGGATTGACGTCCACTGTCAAAGCCAAGAGTGATTGCTATGTGGAGCATTTTGGCGGGCTGATCTGTGCGCAACAGCGCCTCGGGGGCTATCCATTTGCAGTCGGAGATTCGACTTCCGATGCCGAAGCAGCTTACGTGGCTGGCATTCGTGACTTTGGAGCGACGCTTACCGGTGCTGCCGACAGAGAAACGTGGCGAGATTTCAGAAGAAATCATTCTGGTGAGAGGATGCGTCTCTGGATTTTTGATTCGATCGCTGACCCAACATTCGTCAAGCGCGTGATTTACTATGCCAATCAGTATGACTCGAGAGTTGCTCAAGTTCAGGAAGCTGTAAACTGCATCCTAGAGCAAGCAGCACTCACGCACGCGTAAGCAGCTACCGGGCATCGTGACGGAATTGTGATTGAGGGGGGAGGCTATGTTTAGATATTTTCAAGGGCGAACGGTTTCAAGATACGGTCTCCACCCCCACCTTTTAAGGATCTATTAAAAGCGTGAGACGAAAGATTAATCTAAAAAACTTTGGGGCGAGAGGACCTTGCGATCACTTCGCCCCGATAACTGGATCATGCTGAGACGAGATCAAAGGGTTGCCCCTGCAGAAAAGCATCTACGCGATCTCCGACTTGCTCATTGAGCGTAACCAGAGCTGCTTCACTGCAGAATGCAATGTGCGGAGTGACAAGACATCCTGACCAGCGAATTTGGCCGGCATGCTCCTGCGCAGTAAATCGTCGAGTTCGAGCGAATTCAATCAGGAGATCTGTCACGTTAGGCGGTTCGGCCTCGGAGACATCCGCCATGTAGGCTGAGATTTGACCCACAAGATATGCATTTGCAAGATCTTCGACATTGACAATTTGACCGCGAGACACATTGATGATCACTGGCACCTTTGTGCAAAGTCCCAGTAGCTTGGCACTGACAAGTCTGTGAGTTGAATCTGTAAGTGGGCACGCCACGATAATATAATCGCTGTTGGCGAAGATATTCTCGAGTGACTCACGGCTCTTATCTGACTTATCGTATTCGCGTCCAGGAAGTTTAGCGAACCAAACCCCCATGCCTAAGACACTTGTGATTTCGTCGATGCGCCTGCCAATTGCCCCACCACCGATAATCCCGAGAGTTTTGCCCTCAAGACCTGGACGCGGATAGCGACTTGGGTTCAGTCCACACCACAGTTGTTGACCTTCTAGTTCTGGATCATTAGACACTCCCCAGCCTTCTTGGGCAACTATCTGGCCGTAATGCTGCACGGGATTAGCGCAGAGCGTCAGCATTGCAACGGCCCACTCAGCGACAGCGCCGGTTGCGTAGTCACGACAATTGCAAACCGCGATGCCCAGAGCCTTGCAGCCGTCGATGTCGATGTTGTTGTAGCCAGTCGCGGCAACAACAATCAACTTAAGTGGGCTATTTGCACCGGTAAGCTTCCCGAGAATTTCAGCATCAATCGGAGCCTTGTTTGTGACAACGATTGTTGCATCTTGAATGCGCTCAAAGACCTGAGAACGATTTGTAAAGGGATAGATGGTTACCTCTCCATGGGCTTCTAAGCTCTTTTTCAGGGAGTCGCTAAACCAAGGCTTTCCATCCAACACGACGATTTTGATTGCGGGATCACTCATATTTTCACCTCGAAACATTGTAGTAACGAAAAAACCTATATGGGCCTGTATTTCTTGCGATAACAAACCATTATCTTTCGTCTACCACGTGACGTATATGATCTAGCTGGAGTGTGCTGGTCCAATACGCAACATGGCAGAAACTAATTCATTACTCAGATGAAATTGATAGAGAACAAGGTAAAATAATTAGCATATAGTAACTATAAAATTCAACTTAAGAGAAATCTTTAAATTAGTTATCAGTTGAGATATGATGTGACATGGTTTTTTTGATCGACATATTTAGGGAATTAGAAGCTGAAAAAGTAAGCGCAGATATCATCGTTCTGGAACAGATCATCAAGAAATGATATACCATCGTTATTATGCAGCAACTCTCTAAAGCCGAAAAAGATAAATTATACGAGCAGCATCGTCTGGAACAGATCTTAGAAACTGCGCGAAAAACTACGCCGGAAAGTCGTTTTAAATGGCTCGAAGATACACTGCAAATGGCATATGACCTTTACCGGCAAGGTTTAGTCCCTGCGCCAATACCTAAAGATAAATATAACAAGAAGGCTGATTCCTAATGCTGACACCTCGAGTGGCTAGAGGAAATACATGATTGGACCTATGACCTTTGCTAGCGTGGAATTGTAAAACTTGATTAGCGCCCCGAAAAAAATCTTAGTCGTCCCTGACAGTTTTAAAGGCACTTTAAGTGCTGAAGAGGCAAGTGCTGCAATCTCACGCGGATTTAAACGCGTTTTCCCGCAAACTACAATCTTAGAATTTCCTATGGCAGACGGTGGTGAGGGGTCGAGTTCAATTGTTGGGCGAATCGTCGGCGCTGAAAAAATTGCTCTAGCAGTGACTGGCCCAGAAAACACCGAAGTTCAAGGATTTTATTTCCTTGATACCAAGGGTCGAGCCTTTATCGAAATGGCTGCGGCAAGTGGAATTACGCTAGTTGATGATTTAAATCACAATCCACATAAGCGCACTACTTTTGGCACGGGCGAGTTAATTCTAGACGCCGTTCGGCGCGGCGCTAAGGAAATTTTCGTCTTCTTCGGCGGCTCAGCAACTTCAGATGGTGGAGTGGGGATTGCCCGAGCTTTAGGCTATGAATTTTATGACCGGTTTAGCGCTGTGATGAAATTTCCAGAAGGCGATTTGAGAGAAATTCATCGCATTAAAAAGCCTCAAGGGCTAAGACTGCCGCAGATTACTGCCATCGTTGACGTAGATAACCCGCTTTGCGGAAAAACGGGTGCGGCATACATTTATGGACCACAAAAGGGCTTAACTTCTGAACTCGTCCGCGAAGTTGATGCAGGGCTTAAGTTTTTAGCTGCAACTGTGAATCGCGACTTGGAAATAAATTTAGAGCAGGAGGCAGGCTCAGGTGCAGCTGGCGGGTCAAGCTATGGTCTTCGAATTTTTGCCGGAGCTAGCCTTAAGCGTGGTCCGGAGTTCTTCTTGGATTTAATCAATTTTAACGACTTACTGAAAGATACTTCACTGGTAATTACTGGAGAGGGCAAGATTGATTCACAGTCGGTTAAAGGCAAACTTTTCCTGGAACTGTATCAGCGTGCAAATCGGGAGAAAGTTCCGGTGTTGTCACTTTGTGGTGTTGTCGATGTGCCCGTGGAAGAACTTGCGCAATTGGACCACTTCTACGCCTTTGGCTTGGGCCGTGCCGATGGCATGCAAAATACGGGAGGTGCACTTGAAGCGTTGGCATTTGAGACTGCCAAATTAATCTGTTCTAATATTCCTAATAATTACTAGTAGTTTTGATAATTTCTGTAACATTATTGTTATTTTTGGCATAACAATCCCTCGAGAAAGTGGAATTAGCTTTTGGTTTTTCTAAACCAGCTATTCTGGTTGTCCTTAGAGCGAAAAACAATTCGTTGTATGGACTACCAGAGTAGTCAAGAGAAAACGATGTGTAAACTCGTCACGCGAATCCAAACTGCTTTGCAGCAAGTACGGCCGTCGGGCTTTGCCTGGGCCGGCATCAACATGAACGGGGACGAATCAACCGGCTTTAACGCCGACTTCAGCGCGCAGCTAGTCGGCTATGAGCACTGGAGCATCATGGCTGCGGGCCCAGCTCAACAAAGCTGGGCCGCAATCGAGATCGGGTACAAGCCCAAGCTCGATGAGCAAGAGCTTCCGATCGCCAAGCTGGACGCTGAAACGGGACGCGTAAGCTTCGAGATCGAATGGTTCTTGATGCTTCATCGTCCCGACGGCGCTCAAGAGCAAATCGGCGACTTCGAGTCGCTTGAGCAAATCTTGGCAGCGCTTGTCGAGCTTGCTCAACGGTTGGCAGAAGAAGACGGCAAGCCTCGAAGCCAGGCTGCCTGAACAGACATCGGGAGGGTGACATTTATTCATCCTCCCAGGTTTCACACCTAAGGTTGATGCGATGTCCACTTTCTCGATTTTTTTATATTGCTATTTTACGTGGCAATCGCTCTACGAACTGTTAGCCTCTCTAAATCTGCTTTTTACAATAGCCCGGTCCCCAGTAGCAGATATCTTGCTTCGCCGATGCCACGCATCGAAGGTTGTGACCAGGTCTGAGCCTGAAAAACAAAGATAATATTCCCATTCTCGGCACGCGCTCCTGAAGGCGGATTTTTATCCCAGGCCCCTGCCTTAACTGCCCCCTCCAGGGCTTCATCAAAACGTGAACTTCCAGATTGATTGACTTGCTCGATTGAAAGTAGTTTTCCATCGGGAGAAAGCACGGCACGAAATTCTGCTGGTGTTTTAATGTTGCGAATATCTTCGCGTGAGATTTGTTGCCAATTTCTCTGCTTTAACGCCCCAAAAACCTGTAGCGCTACGCGGCGTACAAAAACGGCATATTTATTGGCTTTAGCATTGAGTAACGTTACATCTCCATCTGCTACATCAGGGAGAAAATCACTAGAGCCGGCGCGAAGCATAGAGCTGCCTTTGCTGCCCGGTAAAAAATCTTTCAGCGTTGTGCCCGTGTTATTATTTTTCTCTGCGCTCTCTTGCTTAGCTGTATTAGTTGGAACTTCCCCAGAAAGTGCAGCCAAGTTATGATCAAGTGCTAAAGGGGTGAGTTTTTCTACTGACTGGGCACTTGGCTTTGGGGCGTTAAGACTTTGCTTAGAATTTTTTTGAGCTTGGCTTCTTGTGGTTTGATTCGCCACTTGATCTCCCGCTTCATCTCCGCGGCGAATTGTTTCCTTAACTGCCCGAGTATCTTTATCGCTTAGACGAACATTTTTTTGTTCGTCTGGCTTCGTTTCTGGAGCTTGAGATGGAGAGACAATTGACTGCGTTTGAGCTGTAGGCTTAGCTTTAGCTTCAGGTTTGTCAGTTATGGATTTCAGTGAAACTTCATAGAGTTTGGGGCTTTCAGGCTGGGGCTTGTCGACAACCAATAAACGCAGGCATAGTAGGTGGGCGATGAGCGAAATCAAAATCGAAGCTGTAATATTTCGTGACATTACCACCTAAAAAGAGGATTAGAGTTTTATGTTTGGCCTAGGTATCGGTGAATTAGCAATCATTTTAATTATTGTAGTGATTGTTTTCGGAGTAGGAAAGCTCCCCGAATTAGGCACGGGTTTAGGTGAAGGCATTAAAAATTTCAAGAAATCCTATAAAGACGCCAAAGCAATTGACGTCACTGACAGCGCCAAGAAAGATGAAGATGGTAAGGTCGGATAACAGCGCCACGTTTGCCGCAAGCGCGTAATAATTTAGAACGTAATCCAGTTTTTGCCTTAAGAGCTTGCCCCTGCTTGTTCAACGCTATACGGGCGAATTGAAATCCAAGCGGCTTGGGCGGCATTCTCAGTAAAAATCGCGCGGACTTGTTTTTTAGCTAAACTCTGAATCACGTCGGACTTAGCGGCCTTTTCCGACTGCAGCTCGAGAATTTTTTCAGGTTCGAGTGTCTGGAAGGTGTTTACTGAGCTGAGCGCGTTTTCGGCAAAAATTGTGACCCGCGAAATTTCAACATTCTGCTTGTCGTACAATTTAGCCTCTAGCGTGACATTGCGAAAATTGTAGGCAGTTTCATTATTTAAGATGCCCTCGACTACATAGATTTGCTTGCCATTATGCAACGTGGCAATGCTACCAGTAACGCTCTCAAGTGCAAGGCCTTGAGGTGGTAGAACGACGCTAGACTGTTCAGCTGGATTCGGACTGACAAGCGAAAACTCCATGACTTTTCCCACAGCCAGAAAAGCCAGCACTACGCATGCTGGGAAAAGCATCAAAAGTGAACTATTCAAGCTTAGCCCTTGAGTTTTGGTTGGAGGTTTTAACCCATAATTGTCGCGGTCCTCATTTGCAATTGAAGACTCGATCACAGCTTCATCAATAAAGCGATCGATAATTTGGCTATGCACTGGCAGTACGCTTGGTGTGCGTGTGCGAAATGTTTGATCTAAAACTGGCGCGCGCAGGGTATTGAAATTTGTTGTTGAGTGAAGTTCTTGATCGATTGTAAATGCAGATTCATCATAGCAGTCTGTGCGCTCAAAACTTTCCTGATCAGCTGAATGAGTTTGTTCCACTTCGTCTTGATCCATTTTAGACCAACGCACACTGGGGTGTGAAATAAACGCACGCATATCGACTTCAAGCACTTGATCTGTTGCCGCACTTGGCCAACTCACGGCGACTTCAGGAATTTCACCATGAGTTAGAAGGTCACGTTGTAAAAGATGCTGTGCTGTCTGAGTTCCGCTTGTGCAAGATGCGCTCTGCAGCATGCCAATGCCGCCAGACTGATCATAAGTTGGAGCTGCAGTTGTCATTGTCGCAGTTGAACTCTCTGAGCGAAAACGCTTCGGGGGGACTAAATTTAAAGTGAAACGTTCATCGCAAAGCTCGCAATGAAACCGCGGACTTTCCACATGAGCAACTTGCTTAGTATCAATTGCAAACTTAGTTTTACAGGCTGGGCATTCTACGATCATAATTTTTTAGAACCACCTACTTTTAGTGAAATCAGATACTTAATTCGTACCATAGGGGGGTACTAGCTAAACAAGTACAAAAATGCTGCTTTAATTTGAATGTAGAAGAATCAGTGTAAAATCGAGCTGCCAAGTCACAACGCTTGAGTGTTCATGGCACCCACTGGCACCGATTAGAGAACTATGTTTTATTGCTGCGGATATAGATTTCAATGGAGTATTAATGCTTATGTCTACAGAAATGCCGCTTTTTAGCAACGCACTTAAGCAGCTTGATCAAGCTTTAACTTATACAAAATTACACGAGGACACGGTTTCAATGCTGCGCCAGCCGAAAACCGTGATCCAGTTTTCGATTCCTGTGCGCATGGACAATGGCGCGCTTAAAGTCTTCAAAGGCTACCGCATCCAGTATAGCGATGCGCGCGGGCCGGCAAAGGGCGGAATCCGCTTTCACCCACAAGTTAACATGGACGAAGTCCAATCACTTGCTTTCTGGATGGCGATTAAGTGTGCCGTAGTGAATATCCCTTTTGGCGGTGGCAAGGGGGGTGTGCGTGTTAACCCCAAGGAACTTTCCAAAGCTGAATTAGAGCGCCTCAGTCGGGGCTATATTAACGGTGTCGCCGATTATATTGGACCAGATCGCGATATTCCTGCGCCTGATGTTTACACAGATGAAACAGTGATGGCCTGGATGTATGACCAGTACTGCGTGATTAAGCGTCAACAACTTCCTGCTGTCATTACTGGTAAGCCCGTTGCGCTCGGTGGTTCGCTTGGCCGAGGGGATGCCACTGGCCGTGGCGGCTTCTACGTGATGCAAGCACTACGTCAAGAGCTTGCGCTTAGCGGTGAAGCTCCAACAATTGCGATTCAAGGTTTTGGAAATGCTGGCACTCACTTTGCTCAGCTGGCCTCGGCCGCTGGCTATCGTGTTGTAGCTGTAAGTGATTCTAAATCAGGAATCTACAATCCAAACGGCTTGAATATCGAAGCGACAATCGCGGAAAAGAAGAAAACAGGCCAATTGGTTGCCAACGGGCTGGAAAAGCCGATCTCTAACGCAGAGCTCTTAGAACTAAACGTCGATGTGCTCGTTCCAGCGGCGCTTGAAGATCAGATTACAGTGAAAAATGCAGATAAGATTAAGGCTCATGTTGTACTCGAGTTAGCAAACGGCCCAACTTCATTTGACGCTGACCAAATTCTCTTTAAAAATGGCGTAACGGTGCTTCCGGATATTTTGGCAAATGCTGGCGGTGTCACAGTGTCTTATTATGAGTGGGTGCAAAATCGCGCAGGACATTATTGGCCGATTGAAAAAGTGCACACTGAGTTAAACACTACAATTTCTCAAGCTGCGCGCGACATTTATAAATTCAAAACCGATCGTAAATGCTCAGTGCGTGATGCAGCTTATGCGCTAGCGCTGGCCCGCCTTGGTTCGGCGATCGAGTCGCATGGGACACAGACATACTTTGGCAAAGCCTAAGCAAGAGATTGTTTGCGGAGCAAATCCTGTCCTTGAACTAATTAAGAGTCGGCCACAATCGATTGATTGTGTCTTTATTGCCGCAGGATCGAAGCGCGAACGTGAAGCTGAAAGGCTTGGGAAAATTGTCCGCGTACGCATAGTCGAGCGTCGCGAACTAGATGGCATGGTTCACGAAGTTCCACATCAAGGAATTCTGGCTGTGTTGCGGCAAGCAAAGCGTGGGCATGGCCCTAACGAAGAGCGCTCGGCTAAACCACAAACCTCTGAGCAAATCGACGCTGGGCCTGATTTTGGAATTGCTACAGCACCGACTTTTGCCGATTTTTGTAAACAGCTTGAGCGTGCTGCAGACCAGACCGAGAATTTATTAGTTGTGGCGCTTGATGAGGTGCAAGACCCGCATAATTTTGGAGCCATTCTTCGTGCGAGTGCATGCGCTGGAGCAAGGGCTGTTTTGATCGCAGAGCGTCGTAGCGCACCATTATCGATCGTTGCCCGCAAGGCCAGTGCTGGAGCTAGCGAGCGCATTCCGGTTATTGTTGTTGCTAACTTGAGAGATGCTCTACAAAAATTAAAAAAATACAATTTATGGATTGTCGGCACAGAACTTGGGGCTAAAAGTCAGAGTTTATATCAGACTGAACTACCCCAGCGTGCGGTGGTAGTTGTTGGATCGGAAGGCGCTGGTATTCGGCCGATCATTAGTCAGGAATGTGATTTTCACCTTGAAATCCCTATGCCTGGAAAATTTGACTCGCTCAATGTAAGTCAAGCGACAAGTATTGTGCTTTTTGAATTTGTAAGACAAGGCATTTTGAAAGTATGACTGCTGCCTGTCATTCAGAGCAGGCGACAGCATGCGTGGCAATCTCACACGACGAGGGCCAGCATTGCTGGAGATCGCCGCGGTCGCGCTGCTCCCTCGCGATGACAGTAAGCTATGAATATTAGATTATGAAAAAAGAGATTATTACTAAACACAAAGAGTTAGTTTTTTCTGGGGTGCAACCGTCCAGCGGGCAAGTCCACCTGGGCAACTATTTGGGGGCGATGCGGCGCTTTGTGACTTTATCAGCAAAGCACGAAACGATTATTTGTTTAGTCGATCTGCATGCGCTGACCTCTGTGCAGGATCCAGATAAGCTGAGCGAGAATACTTTAAGTTTGGCCGCCGCCTATCTAGCAATTGGTCTTAATCCAGAGCAAGTTACAATTTTTCGTCAGTCAGATGTGATCGAAGTTTGCGAGCTTTGTTGGTATTTGTCGTGTTTTTTCCCTTTAGGGCTTTTAGAGCGCGCGCATGCTTTTAAAGATGTCAAAGCGCAAAATGCCAATGTCAATTCAGGGGTAATGTTTTATCCTGTATTGATGGCCGCCGACGTACTTTTATATCGTGGCACGAAAGTCCCTGTAGGAGCCGATCAAAAGCAGCATGTGGAAATGATGCGCGATGTCGCCATCCGTGTGAATAACCAATGCGGTGAAATTTTTCCTTTGCCTGAACCATTGATTGAAGAATCAACCGGCGTAATTGTTGGCCTAGACGGGCGAAAGATGTCTAAACGTTACAATAACTATATTGGTCTGTTTGAAGATGCTAAATCGGCGCGCAAGAAGATCATGTCAATCGTAACTGATTCAAAAAGTGTTGAAGATAAAAAAGATCCTGAAACGTGTAACGTATTTAAACTTTATAAGCTCCTTGCCACCGATCAGGAGGTAAATGCTTTAGCTGAAAGGTATCGCGCCGGTGGGATGGGTTATGGTCATGCCAAGGAGGAACTATTTCAGGTCTACGAACGAACCTTTGGCCCAATGCGTGAAAAATATAATGACTGGATGTCTAAGCCCGAGGAGTTAAAGGTGATCCTAGCTGCGGGG is from bacterium and encodes:
- a CDS encoding HAD family hydrolase, coding for MTTTKAYDILASFGYTGTPVAMLTSAMTDLATVRGGEVKLLSIFDLDGNITDATATYHQVYCELFASLVCRRVEGAKAYSLDEFRTMYRSREGFAQLFFIDLQQEEGVMRANDLRAFFELKIRVLRQHDPNLDHVPTERARALKEMMPHIHGIIVSNRWHTHQVIANELAACGLVTKDGNDALFDGNRMYFVGDGLTSTVKAKSDCYVEHFGGLICAQQRLGGYPFAVGDSTSDAEAAYVAGIRDFGATLTGAADRETWRDFRRNHSGERMRLWIFDSIADPTFVKRVIYYANQYDSRVAQVQEAVNCILEQAALTHA
- a CDS encoding glycerate kinase; this encodes MISAPKKILVVPDSFKGTLSAEEASAAISRGFKRVFPQTTILEFPMADGGEGSSSIVGRIVGAEKIALAVTGPENTEVQGFYFLDTKGRAFIEMAAASGITLVDDLNHNPHKRTTFGTGELILDAVRRGAKEIFVFFGGSATSDGGVGIARALGYEFYDRFSAVMKFPEGDLREIHRIKKPQGLRLPQITAIVDVDNPLCGKTGAAYIYGPQKGLTSELVREVDAGLKFLAATVNRDLEINLEQEAGSGAAGGSSYGLRIFAGASLKRGPEFFLDLINFNDLLKDTSLVITGEGKIDSQSVKGKLFLELYQRANREKVPVLSLCGVVDVPVEELAQLDHFYAFGLGRADGMQNTGGALEALAFETAKLICSNIPNNY
- a CDS encoding TonB C-terminal domain-containing protein — protein: MSRNITASILISLIAHLLCLRLLVVDKPQPESPKLYEVSLKSITDKPEAKAKPTAQTQSIVSPSQAPETKPDEQKNVRLSDKDTRAVKETIRRGDEAGDQVANQTTRSQAQKNSKQSLNAPKPSAQSVEKLTPLALDHNLAALSGEVPTNTAKQESAEKNNNTGTTLKDFLPGSKGSSMLRAGSSDFLPDVADGDVTLLNAKANKYAVFVRRVALQVFGALKQRNWQQISREDIRNIKTPAEFRAVLSPDGKLLSIEQVNQSGSSRFDEALEGAVKAGAWDKNPPSGARAENGNIIFVFQAQTWSQPSMRGIGEARYLLLGTGLL
- the tatA gene encoding twin-arginine translocase TatA/TatE family subunit; this encodes MFGLGIGELAIILIIVVIVFGVGKLPELGTGLGEGIKNFKKSYKDAKAIDVTDSAKKDEDGKVG
- a CDS encoding Glu/Leu/Phe/Val dehydrogenase codes for the protein MSTEMPLFSNALKQLDQALTYTKLHEDTVSMLRQPKTVIQFSIPVRMDNGALKVFKGYRIQYSDARGPAKGGIRFHPQVNMDEVQSLAFWMAIKCAVVNIPFGGGKGGVRVNPKELSKAELERLSRGYINGVADYIGPDRDIPAPDVYTDETVMAWMYDQYCVIKRQQLPAVITGKPVALGGSLGRGDATGRGGFYVMQALRQELALSGEAPTIAIQGFGNAGTHFAQLASAAGYRVVAVSDSKSGIYNPNGLNIEATIAEKKKTGQLVANGLEKPISNAELLELNVDVLVPAALEDQITVKNADKIKAHVVLELANGPTSFDADQILFKNGVTVLPDILANAGGVTVSYYEWVQNRAGHYWPIEKVHTELNTTISQAARDIYKFKTDRKCSVRDAAYALALARLGSAIESHGTQTYFGKA
- the rlmB gene encoding 23S rRNA (guanosine(2251)-2'-O)-methyltransferase RlmB, with the translated sequence MGHRHTLAKPKQEIVCGANPVLELIKSRPQSIDCVFIAAGSKREREAERLGKIVRVRIVERRELDGMVHEVPHQGILAVLRQAKRGHGPNEERSAKPQTSEQIDAGPDFGIATAPTFADFCKQLERAADQTENLLVVALDEVQDPHNFGAILRASACAGARAVLIAERRSAPLSIVARKASAGASERIPVIVVANLRDALQKLKKYNLWIVGTELGAKSQSLYQTELPQRAVVVVGSEGAGIRPIISQECDFHLEIPMPGKFDSLNVSQATSIVLFEFVRQGILKV
- the trpS gene encoding tryptophan--tRNA ligase is translated as MKKEIITKHKELVFSGVQPSSGQVHLGNYLGAMRRFVTLSAKHETIICLVDLHALTSVQDPDKLSENTLSLAAAYLAIGLNPEQVTIFRQSDVIEVCELCWYLSCFFPLGLLERAHAFKDVKAQNANVNSGVMFYPVLMAADVLLYRGTKVPVGADQKQHVEMMRDVAIRVNNQCGEIFPLPEPLIEESTGVIVGLDGRKMSKRYNNYIGLFEDAKSARKKIMSIVTDSKSVEDKKDPETCNVFKLYKLLATDQEVNALAERYRAGGMGYGHAKEELFQVYERTFGPMREKYNDWMSKPEELKVILAAGAKKARAVAHHTMALLRGKLGLGEIL